The DNA region AGGTCCACGGGGCGTTCCGCGAGCAGACCGCGGCGGCACGGCGCGCCGTCACCACCGAGCTCAACGCCGCTGCGGACAACCCGCTGGTGTCCCTGACCGATGGGCTACTGCTCAGCAACGGCAACTTCCACCCGATGCTGCTGGCCCTGTCGTTCGACGCGCTGCGCATCGCGCTCGCGCACGTCGGCCAACTGAGTGAACGCCGCATGGCGCACCTGTGGGCGTCGTTCTTCCAGAACCTGAGCAGTGGCGGTCCCCGGCCGGGCACGGCGTACGGGCTCCAGCTGCGCTACCCGGCGGCCGCGCTGTACTCCGAGCTGCGGCACCTCGCCGCACCCGCGACCCTGGACACCCCGCCGCAGGACCTCGGTGTCGAGGACCACGCCACCGCGGCGCCACTGACCGTACGACTGACCGACGTGGCGCTGGCACTGCTCGAGGACCTGCTCGCCGTGGAGCTCCTGCTCGCCCACGACGTCCTGGCTGGCGCGCCCACGCGGCACACGCTGGGCTCCGGCACGACCGCGGCGCTGCGCACCGTCGACCAAGCGATCCACACCGCCAGGCAGGCACCCGCAGCGGCGGCGGACGACATCCACCGAGCGCTCCGCGAGCGCTTCCCCGGCGGACCGTCCAGGCGACCCTGACGTGTGATATCGAACCCCTTAGGACCGGTTCGAGAGCCTGTTGGTAACTGCTGCTAACGCTGACGGTGGTCCTCGAGGAAGTCGGCGACGGCCTCGTGCGCGGCGCCCTTGATCTCGCGGTAGAGGTCGTCTTCGTCCCATGCCTCGAACGGCAGGTCATCGAGCTGGTCTTCGTATGCGGTATAGCGATGGCGGATGTGTGCCTGCGCGGCCAGCGCCGCCTTCTCCTCCAGACTCAGCAGTTGGGTACGGCCGACACGTCCGCTGCCAACTACCGCCGCATGCGCCGCAGTCTCGGCCGCGATCCGCTCGGCCAGCTCGGCGTGCTGCGGAGCGAAGTTGAGGAATGCCAGCACCGCCTCGCGCAGATCGGCCTGGTAGCAATCTGCGCGCCGCGCCCGCGACTGGGCTGATACCTGCCGGGCGGCCGCTCGCTTGTCGGTCGTCTGCTTTGCGCGATCCTCGGCGGCTCGGATCGCCTCGGCCGGGCCAGAGCCCGAGCAGCCGTCGGTGGGCGCGGTGGCGGCTTCGCGGTTGCCAGCACAGCCAGGACCGGCCGGCGGCCGCCGTCACGCCAGCAGGCCACGGTCCGGGTCAGCAAGGTCGCGGCGAGGTGCACGACGGCGTCGTCGTGGTGGTGGTGCCCGTCGTTGATCAGTTGGGCGTACTTCGCGGCCAGCTGCGGGTCGGTGCGCCGCGCTGAGTCCGCGGCGATGAATGCGCCGTGACGCAGCACGCCGTCACCGGCCTTGGCGACCTTGCCGGCTCCGGACAGGGTGCCCGAGGCCGTGACGGTCGGGACCAGGCCCGAACTTGCGGACCGCGGCCAGGCTGCTGAACCGGCGCGGATCCCCGATGCGTCCGGCGATGATCCCGGCCACGACCGGACCGACCCCCGGGGCCGAGGTCATGATGCCCGCAGGGTCGCGTTCGGCGACCAGGGCGGCGATACGCGCATCGACCGGGCCGATCTGGTCGTCAAGGAACAAGTACTGGGCGGCCTCGGCGCGGATGTCGTCAGCCAGAGCCGCGAAGTCCATCCCGCCGTCCCACAACGCGATCGACTCCCGCGCCGCGGCCCGCAGGGCGTCGGCCTGGGCCGGGCCCCAGTGGCCGCGGGAGTGCTTGCGCAGGAATGCTTCCAGCCTTCTCGGTCCCAGTCCCAGCAGCTGGGTGGGGTCAGGGTAGTGGGCCAGCACCGCGATCGCGGTCTTCTCGTAGTCGCTGCCCAGCACGCCGTGCCAGGCCGGACCGAGCAGCTCGACGAGGGCGTCGAGTCGGGCCATCACCGCGGTCCGCCGCTGCACCAGCGAACCCCTCCGACGGCTGGCGCGCCGCAGAGCATCCGCCGGCCCGGCGCCCGATACCGGGCGCAGCCCCTCGGGGTGCAGCAGCGGCAGCCGGGCCAGCACCCGGGAGTCCAGCCGGTCGTTCTTGGCATGCTTGGAGTAGTACGCCCGCAGGCCCGCCGACTGCGTCGAGGGCACCATCACCACCCGCGCGCCCTGCCGGGTGAACCACGCAGCCAGCGCCGCCCACGCGTTACGGGTCGGCTCGAGCACCACTGTCACCTCAGCCTCTGCCGGGACCCGCGACCACAGCCCCTGCAGGTCCGCGACCGTGGTGCGGAACCGGACCCCCGACCACACGAACTCACCGCGCTCGTTGGCCAGGCTGGCCTGATGATCGGCCCGGCACGCCAGGTCGATGCCCAACGTCACCCGCATCCTGACAACCCCTCTCGATCGAGCTCACCAGGCCCGGTCATGAGAGGCGGCGCACCCCAGACACCGATCAAGAGAAGTCCGACACGCAT from Actinomycetes bacterium includes:
- a CDS encoding DUF2293 domain-containing protein, with the protein product MLAFLNFAPQHAELAERIAAETAAHAAVVGSGRVGRTQLLSLEEKAALAAQAHIRHRYTAYEDQLDDLPFEAWDEDDLYREIKGAAHEAVADFLEDHRQR
- a CDS encoding aromatic amino acid ammonia-lyase; translation: HSGGVGPPLATPLVRAAMAVRLNGIARGGSGASLAAADVLVAMLNAGVHPVLPSTASIGAGDLGQMAGIAQVAVGEGRAELAGEVLPGGEALRRAGIAPLVLAGRDGLALVAANGVSVGHAALVVARAERAAGAGDVAAALSMEATSANPSIVHPAVARAKGVPGQARAADHLRELLAGSALLEPGASRSVQDAISFRVVPQVHGAFREQTAAARRAVTTELNAAADNPLVSLTDGLLLSNGNFHPMLLALSFDALRIALAHVGQLSERRMAHLWASFFQNLSSGGPRPGTAYGLQLRYPAAALYSELRHLAAPATLDTPPQDLGVEDHATAAPLTVRLTDVALALLEDLLAVELLLAHDVLAGAPTRHTLGSGTTAALRTVDQAIHTARQAPAAAADDIHRALRERFPGGPSRRP
- a CDS encoding transposase, encoding MTLGIDLACRADHQASLANERGEFVWSGVRFRTTVADLQGLWSRVPAEAEVTVVLEPTRNAWAALAAWFTRQGARVVMVPSTQSAGLRAYYSKHAKNDRLDSRVLARLPLLHPEGLRPVSGAGPADALRRASRRRGSLVQRRTAVMARLDALVELLGPAWHGVLGSDYEKTAIAVLAHYPDPTQLLGLGPRRLEAFLRKHSRGHWGPAQADALRAAARESIALWDGGMDFAALADDIRAEAAQYLFLDDQIGPVDARIAALVAERDPAGIMTSAPGVGPVVAGIIAGRIGDPRRFSSLAAVRKFGPGPDRHGLGHPVRSRQGRQGR